In Heteronotia binoei isolate CCM8104 ecotype False Entrance Well chromosome 1, APGP_CSIRO_Hbin_v1, whole genome shotgun sequence, the genomic window caaagtggcttacaatctcctttatctccttcccccacaacagacaccctgtgaggtggctgggactgagagggctctcacagcagctgccctttcaaggacaacctctgccagagctatggctaaccaaaggccattccagcaggtgcaagtggaggagtggggaatcaaacctggttctcccagataagagtccacacacttaaccactacaccaaactggctttctgcaaGTGGTATTCAAGTGGGGGGAACTGTTTTCATATATTATGCTGAGGTCTAAAGAAAATTCTGCAAAGTCATCATTCTCTGACAGTAAAAAAGTAGAAAACAGAGTGTACCCAATATGCTGTCAAATGCACAAAGTAAATTGGAAGAGGAAGTACCTTTGTGATTGCCTTTCAAACAGTTTTCAGAGGTTTTGGTCTTGTAATAGGCTGCTTAAATCATATTGACAACAGAAGAAGTTAAGCAGCCTGTGCACATGATTAATACAAAAAATCAGTAAGTCTCAAAAAGAGGGCAATTTTCCATTTCAATCTCATGAATAAACTGAAACAAAAGCAGCAGGTGCATTCCTTGGGGTATGGACTGTGACAAATATGATAAAGCTTAATTTAGAAAGCTCAGTTGATGCATGTCCATTACACTCTGTTGGCTAGACTAGCTGTAAGTTCTGTGATCCACAAGGTTAGGATACTGAGTTGATGTGCTGATACTGCAAAGTCTCAGGAAAATTCTGTGTTAACTTCATTGGAGCTAAATTTCCTCTAGTAACTTACATTTTAGTGTAAGATGAAAACTTTGTGCTGGACATGCGACAAATGTATGTTTTTTTTACAGATATGTTATTTACTGTATGAAACTGGTAGATATGCTTCTGTCATTTGGGGTCAAACCAGTTCTAGTATTTGATGGATGTACTCTGCCTTCCAAAAAAGAAGTTGAAAAGTCAAGAAGAGAGTAAGtcgtttaaatatatatatatacacacacacagggtaTAATACGCCTTTATCTACAAAAGTGGCCAGTATTGACTCATCACGATATAAAGGCTCAGAAGTCACTCTGAGGTGGGCATCTTGCTGAAGCTAACTACCTCTGGGTCTGATCTGTGTGTGGGAGGTGTCCCACACAGAACCCAAAGTATGCCGGCTTGAGTTGTTTGATGGAAGATCAGCAGGACACAGATGTGTGTTAAGAGGTTGTAGATCTTGTAtaaagggtttttgttgttgttcagtgctTTTTTCTGCAAACCGCCCCCTCAATGATTTCTTGATCTGTTCAATGGGAGCAGAACTTGCTGTATTATGATGTCTAATCTACATCTCTGTCTGTTATACTGCTGAAGAATGATTCTGTCCTTgttgatttcatttttttaaccCCCGTTTGTTAATCAGTTCATAATACACGCACACATAAAATCCCTAAGGTATTCTTCTCATCTTGGACTTTCCTTTTTACTATAGCTCATCTCCCTGTTTTGAAAAAGCCACTTTAGAGAGTCACTGAACCTTCTGGAGCATCCTTTAATATAGTGTAAGAAGTTGTGTCTGAAAGTAGAAGTTGGGACTGTCTAAAAGGGCACAGATATGGAAATCCAGGCTTCCTCTTAGTTGCCTTTCTATTCTTGTGAAATCCATAGGTGTATTCTATTACCATTCTAGTGGTACTTAAAGTGCAGAGAGGATTAATGCAACTAAATATAAAGTATTTAAATGGCCTCAATGTACCTAATATTGTTAGCATTGCTTTCTAATGAGTTTAGGATTGGGGATCTTAATCCATAGATTTTTACCACCTTTAGATCAAACAAGTCTTGTATAAGTTAGCCTACTCAAAGTCACATGGCCTAATGGACTAATACTAAATTTAACTTCTTCTGCCTTTGCATCGCTTTTTATCTCCATCTATTAATTAATGTGTGAAAAAGCACACTGAGACATGGAAATGTGTCTTTTGGTGCATATGTGCAATTCTGATAGCATTCATTGTTTATGACAAGGAAACGGCAAGCCAATCTTCTGAAAGGGAAGCAGCTGCTCCGGGAGGGAAAACTATCAGAAGCCAGAGAATGTTTTGCACGTAGCATTAATGTGACACACGCTATGGCCTGTGAAGTTATTAAGGTAAGTAGTGGGCTTTGATTCCTAAGCAGTTTGCTACTGTCTTATACATTCTGTATTTCATGGTGGAACATTTCTCTTTCCTGTAGTGTGTTATTCAATGTGGGCGCAGCCTCAGACAGCCCCTTTTGACCATTCTTTTGATGTAGGTAACCCAGCTGGCTTTGGTCAGAAACTGGGCTTCCTTAGAGAAGACCTTCTATTATGCAGTGTCCCCCTGATGAGGTACACTGGATACTTGAACCTCCTGGGATGTCTGTAGAGGGAGGCTGTTTGGGAGGGCTCTTTGCTGATGGCTGGTAGACTGAGCAATTATTAAACTGACCTATTTATTATTGTACCTGTTGATTTATAAGACTGTAATGGAATGATATTTTGAAATAGTAAGGGTGTTAAAAAGTTCAATTATCAGTGAAGTTTTAAAACTATTATAGTAGATACTGTTTTGTTTATATTCTGTGTTAttataagagccctgctgaatcagaccagtggttcatctcatccagcatcctgttttacacagtggcaAATCAGTTCTGGAGGaaaaagataaaagaaaaaaCAATGGTGCAGTGGAAAGACAATTTTATTCCAATATCCTAATAACTCCTATGTGTTTTGCAGTAAGCATAGGTGTTTTTAACATACTGGAATCAAATTGAATGCCCACTGCACCACTGTATTTTCTTTGCCTCTTTTCTTCAATTAGTGTGACCATTTGTTCTCTTCCAGTTCTGGAGGACCAATAAACAGGGCATAGATGGCAAGCATACTAATGTGGTGAGAACTGAACCAAAGTGTAATTAATTGGATGAAACTACCCTGTGCCGAAAACAACTTGAAAAGCTGTACATagatatgaaactgccttatactgaatcagaacattaatccagtattgcctgctcagactggcagctgctctctaggatgtcaggcagaggcctttcatatcacctgttagcagatcctttaactgaagtTGTCAAGGATTAAACAccagggaccttttgcatgccaagcagatgctatacaactgagccacggctcctcaTCCTCTGAGTAGAAACTAGAGAATGTTTGAGACTAGAGCAAGTGGAAGTTGTTGAACTACTGGAGGCAATGGCGATGTTGCTATGCTGTTGCCTGCCACAGAGGCTGAAGTTTTCTTGACAGGGTTGATCTGGAGTTCATTAACCATTTCCACTATAAATTTTTGAAAAGGATTGTGAGAAAATTGTTGTGAAGGCAATTATTGTAAGTTTCAGACCTAAAAATCAGACAGAAGATGCTCCACTGACAGAGCATAAGACAATTGTGATAGAGAGCATATAGAAGGCTTCCTGGCCACTGTGATGTAGCATGACTTGCTCCTGCCCTACCATTGCCAATTGGGTAGACTGTACTAGACTAGGTGTTTAATCATAGCAGTTGTATGATAGTTTCATAAGTTCACAAGTCAATtgtatgactttttaaaataagaacTTGTGTATACCATCAGTCTTTGGGGGCacagtgttgttttgtttgtttctgtgtaGGCTGCTCGGGCAAAAGGAATAGATTGCATTGTTGCTCCATATGAAGCTGATGCCCAACTAGCTTATCTCAACAAGACTGGCATAGTCCAAGCTATAATTACAGAGGACTCAGATCTTCTTGCCTTTGGGTGTAAAAAGGTAGGAGAAATAACATACTCATGTTGTACTTAAGGCAGTACCAGGACTCAAATGTGCATCAAAGCCCATATCCCTCATGCTGTTTACTCCAGCATAACCATAGTGTTACTGATCTCTTAACCATTTCTGTGAGATGGGAGCAGGCCATAGGCTCATCCCTTTTCtcatctctcttctctccctttccctcctctgtgaaacttctcttccttcccttgtTATCCTTATCAGTGTTGTATTTGAGCAACCCGAACCAGGATCTGAGTTTGGGTGTGAAGCAAAGGAGAGATATTGACTTGCCTAAGACCTAACTATGCAGCAAAGCAAAATCTGAATTGAGGACCTCCCAAATCACAGCTCATTCTCATAGGTGCTACCTTACTACTTAGTTGAATCTTCTGCCTTTATAAAGGATGAGTTTATATCTAAAAGGCAGGGTAAATAGAAAATGCTCTAGGATCGCTAGAGTGGCTAATCTCCTGTGGTTTAAGGCCCAAGTATGTTCTGCAGAATTTGTATCTGGTTTCTTAGGACCTTTAGTTTGCTAATTTTTTGTGGCCTCTCAGACTAGTACAGAGTCTTTGCAGATGAGGGAGAGTGTGGTGCAGTAACTGGCAATGCCAGGACTTACCTATTGTTTTTTCTTGTATTCAAAGGTGTTTCTGAAACTTGATAAGTTTGGAAATGGCTTGGAAATTGACCAGAATCGGCTAGGGATGTGCAAACAGCTAGGTGATGTGTTTACAGAAGAGAAATTCCGTTACATGTGTATTTTGTCTGGCTGTGATTACCTTCCATCAATTCATGGTATTGGGTTAAGCAAGGCGTGCAAGTTACTAAAAATTGCCAACAATCCTGATATTATAAAGGTAATATACAGTGTTCATGGGATATTGAATCAATTTGTGTTTCCCCAAACCTCCATAGAAAATGGAGGACCTTATTTGGGTGGggaaaaacattaaaatgtttaacataaatataaatctTGACAGTAGTTGCTTTAGGGAAGGTGCTAACTTCAATCATTTGTACACTGAAAGCCCTATCAAAACATTTTTGCTCTTTGCTTAGATTTCTGTTTCTGTGATTTGGTTACTGAGCAGTAGTGTTTTCTGTGAGCTCTAATTCGAGTCGTAGATTATTCAGATGCCTTCATATctaacaaagggaactttgactcttaaaagctcataccccgaaaatcttgttggtctttaaggtgctccggGATTAGaacctagctgttctactgcagactaacagAACTATGCTCTGAAACTATATTTTCGAGCCCTGACATTGATGTGGCATGTTTCAAGTGTCTTTCTAACCCATGTGCTGAGCAGAACTTGTTTGTCCCTTCTATTTGCTCTTCTGATGTGATACTCTTTGTCTTCATTCCATAGAGAGGAATACAAATGAGCTCAGTGGATGTCCTAAAACGTTTTCTACCAATCTGGTGAATGCCTGTATATTGGTGTTCCTTGGAAGGAAATAATCATAATAAACATACATGCTGGGTTTTAAAACAATAAGAGAAATGTGTCAGCTAACTAAGTGAAATATATCTTAAATTATTTGCCTTTTCTTTGCTAGGTCATTGGGAAAATAGGGCAATACCTGAAGATGAATATATCAGTACCCAAGGAATACACAGAAGGATTTATTCGTGCTAATAATACTTTTCTCTATCAGTTGGTTTTTGACCCTGTCAGAAGGAAACTTGTTCCTTTGAATCCTTACAGTGATGATGTTGATCCAGAAACACTACTGTATGCTGGGAAGTATcctttccttgctgaaaaatgtAGTACATTGCAGCTGTAGTACATTTGCAGCATTTCATGGAATCCTGACACAGTTAAGCATTTCTGAGACTGCTGTCTTGGACAAACTTCCTTCAAAGGGAGCGCCACCGAACTCTGTGGGAATTTTTTTGAATAAGTATAACTAAAATAAAGGTAAAAGCACTATTCATGTGGCGGCTAAAATAATGACTGAGGGGGGGAATCTATGTGGACTCATGTCCACTCTTCATATCTTAAGCAGAGGATGGGAAAGTTCTGTTTTTGTAACAGTACTGAGCACATCAGGGGAGCAAAGCCCTGTCTTCTCCTGTTGTGTGCCTTGCTGGGCTCTGTTACAAGCAGTGTTGTTCTTGCAGTCTGGCTTGTAGCAGCAGAGAACAACAAAATAAAGCATGGGAGTGGGCACAATTTAGTTCCCCTTGCTTTGGTgaccatattttaaaaatagaCCTACCCCACCCTCTGCTTTAAATATACATGATTCCCCCCTGCTTCCCCAATAGTATTTAGTTTGGCTCTCAGAATATACTTAGGTAGACATCTTTCTGTCTTTGTAGACATTCCCTTTGCAAAGAACTGCCCCTTCATGTTTTTATCAATATAAATTACTAGGTCAGTTGGTCATCTGATCTCTTGTTTTAATGTTGACATTTGTACAACACTTAGTATTTCTTCTAGGCTGAAATGTTTGTATTGTGCCCTATCACTTAGCAGAATGTCGAAGCTCCTCAGTTCCTATGTTAAATGTTCTGACGGTCTGCACATTAAGAATCTGAAATCTTTTAAATCATTTATTTTTGTCCCTGATTTTATTTAGATTGAATGTGACATATTTCTACCCACTCTAGGATGATGCTAAGCTAACCCTGAGGTAAACCAATACCTTTCCAGTCACAGGCAACTACAACATCATTGCCTATTGGCATAAAAGGTGGTTCCTTAATCTTACTGAATTATCCAGTACTATATTTGATTCTGATGTACAGGTTTAATCTCTTTAATAAAGTGCTTTTGGAAGTAATTAGGTGCTTTATACAGCAAAGCCTTTGTATACACCCTCCTCATGGATTAGAGTTTATCCCTAGTTTACTGTTAGGTCCTGCTCCTGGAACCTACTGGTGAACTGTAATGAAAtgagaaaaatggaaaaatttgGATATGCTGAATGTTAAGAGAAATCTCCATTTCCTCAAGGTTGTTCTTTAAATGCTGTTAGCTCTTAAAGTTAAGTTTGTTCAGATACAATTTGGGCTTAATTTCTGGGCTGCTTTGACATCTGGGAGCTTGATGGGAGGCTCCATCTCCGAACAAAGTTGCTTTGCCCTGCCTCCTTGTGCCAGGAGGTGGGACCTAACTGATGCATTTCCCTTCTAATGCTTCACATAGCCGTGTTCACATTTAAGAAAATTTATTGAAAATGGAATCCTCCCAACATTGAAAGAGGGGAATGCCATTAGCAGAACTGTGTTTTTTTCTTAACTCTTAACTTAGACACATTGGTGACAGCACTGCTTTTCAAATTGCACTTGGAAATAAAGACCTCAGTACACTGGAACAAATTGATGACTACAACCTTGATGTCTCAAAGGTAACATTTAAGCTTTTTAAATACATGTGCTGAATTTTCCTTGAGGTTGCATGAGTGAGACATTCTGAATCTTGATATCTTGAAGTAACTTCAAACACACAGCACTTGGTTCACATGGATGTTATACTGTACACTGTATACAAGAAGGCAGAAGTATACTGATCTTGAAGGCAGTTGTATTAGATGGGTAGGAAGCTTTGATCTTAGGGCACTTTTTTAGTATTTTGGTAAGTTTTGGGGCACTTCATGGAACACAAGTACATGCTCATGCACTACACTAGAAATTGATTGCTAGAGACTCAAGTTATATTTGGGCTGTGTAGCCTGAAAGAAGTAGAAGAGTGTGTGTTATGTAATCAACACTCATCTATGAATAGTTCCTTTTGTTTCCTTCTTGGGAAAAAGAGCAGCTGTCTACTGAAGCTGTGTTAACTGCTTGCCTGGAGGCTAAACCACCCTCCTGGATTTCCCCGGAGACAGAGGAGAAAATCTGCTGAGTTATAAGAGGGGCAGTTGAAGATAGAGGGAGAACTGGAGGTCATAGGCAGGACTGTCATAAGTGCAGGAGAGCTATTGAGAGCTTTAAAGAAGGGCAAATTGCTTATGCTGTTTGTTGAAAGGAACAGCTAGCCCgggaagcgatttaaagaggTGTCAGAGTGAAAAGAAAGGCAAATTGTTTTGGTTAAAAGTGAGATGTAAAAGTGGAAGACCAGAGAAGACAGTTGCAGCGGAGGTCAAGATAGGAGATGACCAGGGGAATGAGAATGCTAGCTGGAGGGAATTTTAAAGGGAATGCTAGTTCAAGCCTTATAACTTTGCTTTTTGCTGGTAAGTTTCAGGATACAAGCTAATAATCTTTTATTTGCACTGACTGATAACTTGTGTTGTACAAAGAAATTCCTGATGCAGTTGTGGGGTGGATAGAGAAAACCACATCCTCCAAAATAACAAGAAGATAGCACTGAGGAAGGGgctgtagagcatctgctttgtacatCAAAGGTCTCATTCTCAGTTAAAAGGGTCTTTTTAGCATCTTCAGTTAGAAAggtcaagtagtaggtgatgtgaaagaccctctgCCTGGGCTCCAGAGAGTCACTTCCTGTCAAAGTAGACAAGACATCAATAGATCAAtagtatgattcagtataaggcagctgcatgtgtTTTGGATGCTGAGCTCACTGATGAGTTTTAGGTCAGGATTCAGGGTGGTTTTTAGAAGATGGTTGAAGGGTTGGATCCACTAACAAAACAGTTTGCCATCAGTGGAATGGGACTTTCTTACCTGCTCCTAGTGCAGCCTGAAATGCTTATTGAAATACTGCTGCTGAGGGAATCATCTTCCCCTCATTAGCAGCAACCTGCTaatgaatcaaacccagtcttcTGTTACATGCcttgtgtaaagtgctgtcaagttgcagcagacATGGCTAAAGCATTTTTGTGGTAGCATTTTGATTTCAGTGAATTCAGTCCTTCCCTGTGGATTTGATTACGTCTTAGAAAAAGCAACTCGTATGCTCTTACATTTTGAAAGTTTGATTACCAAACTACTTCAGGGTGGCTGAGTACTAATCAAACCTGTATAAAAACACTATTTTTACCACTTATTTATGTCTaatgtttaaacagaggctagagagccagtttagtgtaatgattaagtgtgtggactcttatctgggagaaccggatttgattccccactcctccacttgcagctgctggaatggccttgggtcagccatagctctcgtaggagttgtccttgaaagggcagcttctgcgaaagctctctcagccccacctacctcacagagtgtctgttgggggagcggaaggtaaaggagattgtgaccactctgagattcagagtatagggcgggatgtaaatccaatatcatcatcatcaacttaATGTAGTTTTCAATGGCTTACTTTGATACATATTTTGTACTAAATACACTTCTGTATCTGTAGAGTGGCATTCTTTTCCTTCAGTTCACTTTCTCTTTTGCCTCACCTGAGTAATTCTTCAGTACATTTTGCTGTCTATCTTCATTTGTCTTCTCAGCCAAGAAGTTGCAGCTGGAATGACAAACCTCTTGGTGAAAAGCCATCCAATTTAAAGAGTATTTGGAGCAGAGACTACAAGCCTGGTTGTGCTGCTGAGATGGTGCCAGATTCTGCAccattgttggagaggctccCAACCAAAGGCACAGAGCGGCTTATTAGTACTAATGGATTGAAACTTCCACACAAAGCCATGTTGGCAAAAAGGCAAAGGCAAGGTATGACTGCTATATTACTAGAATGGTTACCTGTGAAAAAGAAAATGCAAACCCTATTCCAAAACAGCCTTCAGAAATATTTTTCTCCATGGCATGATTTCCCCCCTGTGTATTTCTTTTGACCATTGAATTGAAAGAATAGGTGGCACAATAGTAAAGTTATCTGACTGCCATAAGGATATCTGAGACATTTCATTTTGCGTGTCGTGTATTTTATTTAATGTCAATGAACTGTGTACTTTTAAAGAATGTTCACAGAGCTGAGTGACCTATCAGGCTACTGACACACAGTGACTTACAAATACTTTGTATGATGCTTTTTCTTGTTTGTCtaaacaaaaaaagggggatgTTTTTCTGATTGCACTATTTCAGCTGTCTTTAAGTTTCTAGTCTTGTCCTTGTTTAATCACTAATCTTAAATTAGTGCACTCTGACCTTCAACAGATGTCTTTTTCCATTAAGCTCCCTGAAATCAATGAAGTGTGTTGATGGTTCAGCTGCTGGCCTGAAATTGTAAAACCACATCTTTGCTTCTGAAGTTGGTAGAACCTCTAGAGGATGCATGCTGTAGAAGTTAGTGTGACATTATTTATTGTAGTAGTTACACACCCGGCTGTCTGCTATAAAATGGCTTGAGAGGATGAAACCTTCGGTCTGCCTGCCAGCCTGTCTGCTACTACAAGCCAGTATATTGATTTAATATTTGGCAGCTCTGTGGTTTGTTTCTTCTGTTACAACCAACATAAGCAACATTGCTTACAATGCAGTCCTATGTGCTGAGTTCAGAGGGGATAACTCCCAGGTAAATGTAcacaggattgcagccttaatgTGTCTTTGCCAGTCATTCAATGTTACTAAAATTCCTTTCTGTATTTCAGTTTTGACTAAAATATACGTAATTATTTATATCCAGAGGAACTATCAGATGGAGATCTCTTGAGCCAGTATTCCATTTCCAACTCAAAAAAGCCTAGGACAGAAAAGGGTGAAGACATCAAGCACCATGCAGTTGTCAGGGCGGTGACCCCAATCCATGCTTCAGTGCACCCTTCTGgtaacaaagaaacatcaaactCCCAGCCTCGACTTAGAAATAAATTTGCCTTTCTTCAGAAGAAAGAGGAAAGTGGTGCAGTTGTTGTTCCAGGGACCAGAAGCAGGTGTGTTTGCTGGAAGTGAATTGCATCAAAATGAAACTATTAAGGTATCACAGAGTAGTAATAGTGCAGTATCCAAAAGctgaattaaattaaataaactaaCCTCTTTGATCAGTATTCCACAGAATGTTAGAAGATGGGAGCAATAAATTATGCTGCCTTCCTAGATACTCTGTTCACTGAATGCATGCTGCTCTTTTGCAAATCAATTGATCCACGTTTGGACCGGAAATATCCTGACGCACATCCCTACTAACATCTAGCTGCTTTCAACTAAAAATGTCCCTGGGACTTCAGAtgctttgctttcattttttGCATCTCCTTCCTTTGCATTTCTCACAATAGTATCTGCCAATCTCCATATGGCATTGTGTTTCGTTAGCATATATCTTGTAGTTATTTATGTAAATTTTGTGATTGAGGAGAGTGAAAGGAAATGAGTCTAATATCACAGAAGGTCTCATGTTCATCTCCTAAATGAAACTGTATAAAGTAAGGAAGGTGATGAGTCTTCAAACATGCCCATCAGCAAAAAGATATTTGTGCCAGTGTTTTCTGCTATAAAATTGTTCTGCATATTCAGCCTAGGAATATAAGCATTGGCCATTGTGCTGAGAgtacaagttaaaaaaaaatgaagctagGAAATGTATCGCCCACCCTTTGACCCCTCCTACCAAACTTCTGACTTAACTTTGTGATAAGGTAAAATTTCTGTCTTAATGAGGTGCGTGATGCCTTTAGTGCCCCAGCTAAAATGCATCCTCTTCCTATGCTGGTACCAACAAGGTTCTAGCTAGGAAAGGCAGAGATTATGAACAGCCCTGATGTGGTAAGAACATTTCAAACCACTGTTTCCTATGTTCTTCTACCGTTAGGTTCTTTTGCAGTATCATGGATGCACCTGATGATATACCAAAAGGTGAAGACCACCAGCCATCCCAGGAAAGTGGAGTGGAATGTGAGGAAGTGGAAAGTTCAGAAGCAAAAGACTGCAGTTCTACCTCCCCAGGGACTGCAGAAGCTGGAAGAGCTGACTCACCTTCTCTTCGGATTGCACAAACAAGCTGTTTCAATTGGTCTAGAAGTTTTGCAGAAAGAACTGGAATGCCCAGTCCAACTCAAGGTGTAGCACTGTTAAAGCAGTTTCACCAACATATATCTGGCAA contains:
- the EXO1 gene encoding exonuclease 1, translated to MGIPGLLQFIKEAAEPTHVKKYKGQVVAVDTYCWLHKGAYACAEKLARAEPTDQYVIYCMKLVDMLLSFGVKPVLVFDGCTLPSKKEVEKSRREKRQANLLKGKQLLREGKLSEARECFARSINVTHAMACEVIKAARAKGIDCIVAPYEADAQLAYLNKTGIVQAIITEDSDLLAFGCKKVFLKLDKFGNGLEIDQNRLGMCKQLGDVFTEEKFRYMCILSGCDYLPSIHGIGLSKACKLLKIANNPDIIKVIGKIGQYLKMNISVPKEYTEGFIRANNTFLYQLVFDPVRRKLVPLNPYSDDVDPETLLYAGKHIGDSTAFQIALGNKDLSTLEQIDDYNLDVSKPRSCSWNDKPLGEKPSNLKSIWSRDYKPGCAAEMVPDSAPLLERLPTKGTERLISTNGLKLPHKAMLAKRQRQEELSDGDLLSQYSISNSKKPRTEKGEDIKHHAVVRAVTPIHASVHPSGNKETSNSQPRLRNKFAFLQKKEESGAVVVPGTRSRFFCSIMDAPDDIPKGEDHQPSQESGVECEEVESSEAKDCSSTSPGTAEAGRADSPSLRIAQTSCFNWSRSFAERTGMPSPTQGVALLKQFHQHISGKTASKDCKMSRAQMLSSTFGKESDKESSLLKGLAWSYEQNSNELFQSNLKCLDNSPVPRQKAIDIKESACGSEPDCNLNSQISPFFESLHTEKDTVLGTLVFGSHKTSPVRSQVTKCKSVMPAKVSGLSKIILSTKKKNHHNAENKSGLQVTINELWKSFQFKRQSERLPSCKKPEPLSPIKDNFQLTPDTVNDPFNKLEFSHVQRKIFH